In one Hymenobacter sp. DG25B genomic region, the following are encoded:
- the pta gene encoding phosphate acetyltransferase, with protein sequence MSKAVFIATAEPYSGKSVVTLGLVNLLLGKAQKVGYFKPIITPVTPNQNDLHIETVLQHFNLPLAYSDTFAFRGHEALRLMENGQQGELLDTIIHKFKKMEAQHDFVVVEGTDFVGTSTALELDINWSVARNLSIPVILVISGVTKTVEEVVNSALSIRRTAHDREVQVLALVLNRVAPEQVVEVHQLVKDQLPPDTLLTVIPESKDLRNPSMQEIYDQLGGQLLFGEEQLTNTVDHFINGSMHVPNFLRRIEENVLVVTPGDRSDLILSTLQANMSANYPKVAGLVLTSGYMPEDSVLRLIEGLQTTVPIILVDTGTFLTTTRVGAIQSRIGPGHAKKIRLAIQTFERYVDTAPLLDQLATFRPEGMTPHMFQYQLLQWARSQRKHIVLPEGNDDRILRAAARLLEQDVVNLTILGDPQQIMAAAKRLSRPLDPARVQLLDPTKSELFNDFAETLYELRKAKGVTLEMARDLMTDVSYFGSMMVYKGLADGMVSGAVHTTQHTIRPALQFIKTKPGVSVVSSVFFMCLPDRVAVFGDCAVNPNPTAEQLAEIAISSADSSRRFGIEPRVAMLSYSSGTSGEGADVDKVRQATQIVHQLRPDLLVEGPIQYDAAVDPAIGQQKLPGSPVAGQASVLIFPDLNTGNNTYKAVQRETGALAIGPMLQGLNKPVNDLSRGCTVDDIYNTVLLTAIQAQG encoded by the coding sequence ATGAGCAAGGCAGTATTTATTGCAACGGCGGAGCCGTACAGTGGCAAATCGGTAGTGACGCTGGGACTGGTGAACCTGCTGCTGGGTAAGGCGCAGAAAGTGGGCTATTTCAAGCCGATTATTACTCCCGTTACCCCTAATCAGAACGACCTGCACATTGAAACGGTGCTGCAGCACTTCAACCTACCCCTCGCCTACTCCGATACCTTTGCCTTCCGCGGCCACGAAGCCTTGCGCCTGATGGAAAATGGCCAGCAGGGCGAGCTGCTGGATACCATCATCCATAAATTTAAAAAAATGGAGGCCCAGCATGACTTTGTGGTGGTGGAGGGCACCGACTTTGTGGGCACCAGCACGGCCCTGGAGCTGGATATTAACTGGTCGGTGGCGCGTAATCTGAGTATTCCGGTTATTCTGGTGATTTCCGGGGTCACTAAAACGGTGGAAGAGGTAGTCAACTCGGCCCTTTCCATCCGGCGCACCGCTCACGACCGGGAGGTGCAGGTGCTGGCGCTGGTACTCAACCGCGTGGCCCCCGAGCAGGTGGTGGAAGTACACCAGCTGGTGAAAGACCAGCTGCCGCCCGACACGCTGCTCACCGTAATTCCCGAAAGCAAGGACCTGCGCAACCCCTCCATGCAGGAAATTTATGACCAGCTGGGTGGGCAGCTGCTGTTTGGCGAAGAGCAGCTCACCAACACCGTCGACCATTTCATTAACGGCTCCATGCACGTGCCCAACTTCCTGCGGCGCATAGAGGAGAACGTGCTGGTGGTAACCCCCGGCGACCGATCAGACCTTATTCTGAGCACGCTGCAGGCCAATATGTCGGCGAACTACCCCAAGGTGGCGGGGCTGGTGCTCACCAGCGGCTACATGCCCGAGGACTCCGTGCTGCGCCTGATTGAAGGCCTGCAGACCACCGTGCCCATTATTCTGGTGGACACCGGCACCTTCCTGACCACCACCCGCGTGGGTGCCATACAGTCGCGCATTGGTCCGGGCCACGCCAAAAAAATCCGGCTGGCTATTCAAACCTTTGAGCGCTACGTAGACACGGCCCCGCTGCTGGATCAGCTGGCCACGTTCCGGCCTGAGGGCATGACACCGCACATGTTCCAGTACCAGCTGCTGCAGTGGGCCCGCAGCCAGCGCAAGCACATTGTGCTGCCCGAAGGCAACGACGACCGGATTCTGCGCGCCGCCGCCCGCCTGCTGGAGCAGGACGTGGTTAACCTCACCATCCTCGGCGACCCGCAGCAGATTATGGCCGCTGCCAAGCGCCTGAGCCGCCCCCTGGACCCCGCCCGTGTGCAGCTCCTGGACCCCACCAAATCCGAGCTGTTCAACGACTTCGCCGAAACCCTCTATGAGCTGCGCAAAGCCAAAGGCGTAACCCTGGAAATGGCCCGCGACCTGATGACGGACGTGTCGTATTTCGGCTCCATGATGGTGTATAAGGGCCTGGCCGATGGCATGGTATCCGGCGCGGTGCACACCACGCAGCACACCATTCGGCCGGCCTTGCAGTTCATCAAAACCAAGCCGGGCGTATCGGTGGTGTCGTCGGTGTTCTTTATGTGTTTGCCGGACCGCGTGGCCGTGTTCGGCGACTGCGCCGTGAACCCCAACCCCACCGCCGAGCAGCTGGCCGAAATTGCCATTTCCTCCGCCGACAGCAGTCGGCGCTTTGGCATTGAGCCGCGCGTGGCTATGCTCTCCTACTCCTCCGGCACTTCCGGTGAGGGCGCCGACGTGGACAAGGTGCGCCAGGCTACGCAAATCGTGCACCAGCTCCGCCCCGATTTGCTAGTGGAAGGCCCCATTCAGTACGATGCCGCTGTGGACCCCGCCATCGGCCAGCAGAAGCTCCCCGGCTCGCCGGTAGCCGGCCAGGCCAGCGTGCTCATCTTCCCCGATCTGAACACCGGCAACAACACATACAAAGCCGTGCAGCGCGAAACAGGCGCGCTGGCTATTGGCCCGATGTTGCAGGGGCTGAATAAGCCGGTCAATGATTTAAGCCGCGGTTGTACCGTGGATGATATTTATAACACGGTGCTGCTGACGGCTATTCAGGCGCAGGGGTAA
- a CDS encoding VWA domain-containing protein has protein sequence MISFAASPWFILLCLAVGAGYAALLYSAKAPWSRALNLGLAALRFLVVSLLCFLLLSPFIKTTTSTTEKPTIVLAVDNSQSVGLFTPAPLLQQTTQGLRQLTTDLQAKGFTVETQTLTPGTRAVRPDSLRFTAAATDLDGMLSAVSEAYEGRNLAGVVLVSDGIVNQGRAPQYSEYRFPIYGMAVGDTVPKKDLSIPALNYNRVAFSGNRFPVEAEIGYDGYAGSTATVQLRENGRVLQTKQVKLPAGQRRQKTTFLVMAPAPGKRRYEVVVEKQPGEFTLLNNSKFAYVDVVKGKLKVLLAGAAPHPDLKALRAAIQQNDNFDLVTYLPGISPLKAQDYDVAILHQLPARGGLGSEVVAQVRQRRIPAFYILGAQSDFDAYNRLGAGLTVQPRGAQTDDVTPVPNPAFARFSFEEDAARRFAAYSPAPVPFGSLRLNGGAEVALFQQVGRLKTQRPLLVFGGSAAQRQATLLTDGSWQWRLQEATEHEDRPEAYDRMIIRTLQLLTQNANKKRLDVYPTQDAFSSQDDVTFGIETYNAVFERIYNQKITLTLTDEKQKTRTFSYTNTEDGAPLHLGALPGGLYRYTARATLGGQPQQDRGELLVQEQQLEALDARADHNLLYQLSRRSGQRLYYPQQFAQLTQDIEKANYKPVIYSEEKLKELIDMKWLFFLILALISAEWAIRKYSGVV, from the coding sequence TTGATATCCTTCGCCGCTTCTCCCTGGTTTATTCTGCTGTGCCTGGCCGTGGGCGCGGGCTACGCGGCCCTGCTCTACTCGGCCAAAGCGCCCTGGAGCCGGGCGCTGAATCTCGGGCTGGCGGCCCTGCGTTTTCTGGTGGTGAGCTTGCTGTGTTTTCTGCTGCTTTCCCCCTTCATCAAAACCACCACCAGCACCACCGAGAAGCCCACCATTGTGCTGGCCGTGGATAATTCACAGTCGGTAGGGCTGTTTACACCGGCTCCGCTCCTGCAGCAAACCACCCAGGGCCTGCGCCAGCTCACCACCGACCTGCAGGCCAAAGGCTTTACCGTCGAAACCCAGACGCTTACCCCCGGCACACGCGCCGTCCGCCCCGATTCGCTGCGCTTCACAGCCGCCGCTACTGATCTGGATGGTATGCTTTCCGCCGTGAGCGAGGCGTATGAAGGCCGCAACCTGGCCGGCGTGGTATTGGTGTCTGATGGCATTGTGAACCAGGGCCGGGCACCGCAGTATTCGGAGTACCGCTTTCCCATTTACGGCATGGCTGTAGGCGACACGGTGCCTAAGAAAGATTTGAGCATTCCGGCGCTCAACTACAACCGGGTAGCCTTCAGCGGCAACCGTTTCCCGGTTGAGGCGGAAATTGGCTACGATGGCTACGCCGGCAGCACCGCCACGGTGCAGCTGCGCGAAAACGGCCGCGTGCTGCAAACCAAGCAGGTGAAACTGCCGGCCGGTCAGCGCCGCCAGAAAACCACTTTTCTGGTGATGGCGCCGGCCCCCGGCAAGCGGCGCTATGAGGTGGTAGTGGAAAAGCAGCCCGGCGAATTTACCCTGCTCAACAACAGCAAATTTGCTTACGTGGATGTGGTAAAAGGCAAGCTGAAGGTGCTGCTGGCCGGCGCCGCCCCCCACCCCGACCTGAAAGCCCTGCGCGCCGCCATTCAGCAAAATGACAACTTCGACCTAGTTACCTACCTGCCCGGCATCAGTCCCCTGAAGGCCCAGGACTATGATGTAGCCATTCTGCACCAGCTCCCGGCCCGTGGCGGCCTGGGCAGCGAAGTAGTGGCCCAGGTACGGCAGCGCCGGATTCCGGCCTTCTATATCCTGGGAGCCCAATCTGATTTTGATGCCTACAACCGCTTGGGAGCGGGCCTCACGGTGCAGCCGCGCGGCGCTCAGACGGATGATGTAACGCCAGTGCCCAACCCAGCATTTGCGCGCTTTTCCTTTGAAGAAGACGCTGCCCGGCGGTTTGCGGCGTATTCGCCCGCCCCGGTTCCTTTTGGCAGTCTGCGCCTGAATGGCGGCGCCGAAGTGGCCTTATTTCAGCAGGTAGGCCGCCTGAAAACCCAGCGCCCGCTGCTGGTTTTTGGCGGCTCGGCAGCCCAGCGCCAGGCTACCCTGCTCACGGATGGCAGCTGGCAGTGGCGCCTGCAGGAAGCCACGGAGCACGAAGACCGCCCCGAAGCCTACGACCGGATGATTATTCGCACGCTGCAGTTGCTCACGCAAAACGCCAACAAAAAGCGCCTCGATGTATACCCTACGCAGGACGCCTTTTCTTCGCAGGACGACGTGACGTTCGGCATCGAAACCTACAACGCAGTATTTGAGCGCATCTACAACCAGAAAATCACCCTTACCCTCACCGACGAAAAGCAGAAGACGCGCACCTTCAGCTATACTAATACCGAGGACGGCGCGCCGCTGCACCTGGGCGCATTGCCCGGCGGCCTCTACCGCTACACCGCCCGCGCCACGCTGGGCGGCCAGCCCCAGCAGGACCGCGGCGAGCTGCTGGTGCAGGAGCAGCAGCTGGAAGCCCTGGATGCCCGCGCCGACCATAACCTGCTCTACCAGCTCTCCCGCCGCAGCGGCCAGCGCCTTTACTATCCGCAGCAGTTCGCCCAGCTCACCCAGGACATTGAGAAGGCTAACTACAAGCCGGTTATCTACTCCGAGGAAAAGCTGAAAGAGCTCATCGATATGAAATGGCTGTTTTTCCTGATTCTGGCTTTAATTTCGGCGGAATGGGCCATACGGAAGTACTCGGGTGTAGTGTAG
- a CDS encoding acetate/propionate family kinase: MNIFVINSGSSSLKYQLFRWPQEQPVSRGLIERIGLTDGLLTHHALVDGQEHTVRRTLPIPDHRAGLEEAMRLLTDAEIGVIQNPDEIAVVGHRAVHGGEQFRDTTLITAEVKDKIRQLFSLAPLHNPPNLLGMEVAEQLFPQARQIAVFDTAFHHTLPPHAYRFALPEKLYTEHGFRAYGFHGTSHKFVAGEALRYLENPEARVITIHLGNGCSMTATAAGHSVDTSMGFGPMNGLVMGTRAGDTDQAVIFHLIEHLGYTASQVQNLLNKESGMLGLTGHSDMRDVTHALEHGDERARLAYDLYAYRIKKYIGSFLAVLNGAEAIVFTGGVGENDARVRELTCRNLDFFGITLETSENQRRSPGLRDLSAPGSRVKVLVIPTNEELEIARQCADLVMQA; this comes from the coding sequence ATGAACATCTTCGTTATCAACTCCGGCAGCAGCTCCCTCAAGTACCAACTCTTCCGCTGGCCCCAGGAGCAGCCCGTTAGCCGGGGCCTGATTGAGCGAATTGGCCTGACGGACGGGCTGCTCACGCACCACGCGCTGGTAGATGGCCAGGAGCATACGGTACGGCGCACCCTCCCCATTCCCGACCACCGCGCCGGGCTGGAAGAAGCCATGCGCCTGCTCACCGATGCTGAAATCGGCGTTATCCAGAACCCGGATGAAATTGCGGTGGTGGGCCACCGCGCCGTGCACGGCGGCGAGCAGTTCCGCGACACTACGCTCATTACGGCGGAGGTAAAAGACAAAATCCGGCAGCTGTTTTCCCTTGCCCCGCTGCATAACCCCCCCAATTTGCTGGGCATGGAGGTAGCCGAGCAGCTGTTTCCGCAGGCCCGGCAAATAGCCGTATTCGATACGGCATTTCACCACACGCTGCCGCCCCACGCCTACCGCTTTGCCCTGCCCGAAAAGCTGTACACCGAGCACGGTTTCCGGGCCTATGGCTTTCACGGCACCAGCCATAAGTTTGTGGCCGGCGAGGCACTGCGCTATTTAGAAAACCCGGAGGCGCGCGTTATCACCATTCACCTGGGCAATGGCTGCAGCATGACAGCCACCGCCGCCGGCCATTCCGTGGATACCAGCATGGGCTTTGGCCCCATGAACGGCTTGGTGATGGGCACCCGAGCCGGCGACACCGACCAGGCCGTTATTTTTCACCTTATCGAGCACCTGGGCTACACCGCCAGCCAGGTACAAAACCTGCTGAACAAGGAAAGCGGCATGCTGGGTCTCACCGGCCACAGCGACATGCGCGACGTGACCCACGCCCTGGAGCACGGCGACGAGCGCGCCCGGCTGGCCTACGACCTCTACGCCTACCGCATCAAGAAATACATCGGCAGTTTTCTGGCGGTTCTCAATGGCGCCGAAGCCATTGTATTCACCGGCGGCGTAGGCGAAAACGACGCCCGCGTACGGGAGCTAACCTGCCGCAACCTCGATTTTTTCGGCATCACGCTGGAAACCAGCGAAAATCAGCGGCGCTCCCCCGGCCTTCGTGACCTGTCGGCCCCGGGCTCCCGCGTAAAAGTGCTGGTGATTCCGACCAACGAGGAGCTGGAAATTGCCCGCCAGTGCGCAGATTTGGTGATGCAGGCTTAG
- the fabG gene encoding 3-oxoacyl-[acyl-carrier-protein] reductase → MTKLLDGKVALITGASKGIGRAIAVHFAQLGAQVAFTYLSSVEKGQQLEQELGAYGTKVKGFRSDASDYAQAEKLVEDVVAEFGKLDILVNNAGITQDGLLMRMSEQQWDQVLAVNLKSVFNLTKAATKPMMRAKAGSIINMTSVVGIKGNAGQSNYAASKAGIIGFTKSVALELGSRNIRCNAIAPGFIETEMTDALDPKQVDEWRKAIPLKRGGSPEDVAKATAFLASDNSSYITGQVLQVDGGMLT, encoded by the coding sequence ATGACAAAACTGCTCGACGGAAAAGTAGCCCTCATTACGGGTGCATCTAAAGGTATTGGCCGCGCCATTGCGGTGCATTTTGCCCAGCTGGGCGCTCAGGTAGCTTTCACGTACCTCTCCAGCGTGGAGAAGGGCCAGCAGCTGGAGCAGGAGCTCGGCGCGTACGGCACCAAAGTGAAAGGCTTCCGCTCCGACGCCTCCGATTACGCCCAAGCCGAAAAGCTGGTGGAAGATGTGGTAGCGGAGTTTGGCAAGCTGGATATTCTGGTGAACAACGCCGGTATTACGCAGGATGGCCTGCTGATGCGCATGAGCGAGCAGCAGTGGGACCAGGTGCTGGCCGTGAACCTGAAGTCCGTATTCAACCTGACTAAGGCCGCTACCAAGCCCATGATGCGTGCCAAAGCCGGCTCCATCATCAATATGACCTCCGTAGTGGGCATTAAAGGCAACGCCGGCCAGAGCAACTACGCCGCTTCGAAAGCGGGCATCATTGGCTTCACCAAATCGGTGGCCCTGGAGCTGGGCTCACGCAACATCCGCTGCAACGCCATTGCGCCCGGTTTCATTGAAACCGAAATGACCGATGCCCTGGACCCCAAGCAGGTGGATGAATGGCGCAAGGCTATTCCGCTGAAGCGCGGCGGCTCGCCTGAGGATGTGGCCAAAGCCACGGCTTTCCTGGCCTCAGACAACTCTTCCTACATTACCGGACAGGTGCTGCAGGTAGATGGCGGCATGCTGACGTAA
- a CDS encoding SDR family NAD(P)-dependent oxidoreductase gives MDLQLDQKTVLVTASTGGIGLEIARSFAREGAIVIINGRTAASVQQAIAQLRQEFPEAELLPLVADNGTAEGAAQTIHKYPEVDVLVNNLGIYEATEFFDTTDESWLRLFEVNIMSGVRLSRHYLRGMLARTTGRIIFISSESAMNPAPEMAHYSATKLMQLSISRSLAEMTKGSNVTVNALMPGSTHTPGVEEFIRQVFPDEKDYATAERRFMAENRPTSLISRLIQPREIADFTVFVASPLAGAINGASLRVDGGIVRSAV, from the coding sequence ATGGACTTACAACTTGACCAAAAAACCGTTCTGGTTACCGCTTCTACCGGCGGCATCGGCCTGGAAATAGCCCGCTCCTTTGCCCGCGAAGGGGCCATAGTTATCATCAACGGCCGCACAGCCGCCAGCGTGCAGCAGGCCATTGCGCAACTGCGGCAGGAGTTTCCTGAAGCCGAACTGCTGCCGCTGGTGGCAGACAATGGCACCGCCGAAGGAGCCGCCCAAACCATACACAAGTACCCGGAGGTGGATGTGCTGGTAAATAACCTGGGTATCTATGAGGCCACCGAGTTCTTTGATACCACCGATGAATCCTGGCTGCGGCTGTTTGAGGTGAACATTATGAGTGGCGTGCGCCTCAGCCGCCATTACCTGCGCGGTATGCTGGCCCGCACCACCGGGCGCATCATCTTCATCAGCAGCGAATCGGCGATGAACCCGGCCCCGGAAATGGCCCACTACAGCGCCACCAAGCTGATGCAGCTTTCCATTTCCCGAAGCCTAGCCGAAATGACGAAAGGCTCCAACGTCACCGTAAATGCCCTGATGCCGGGCTCCACGCATACCCCCGGGGTAGAGGAATTTATCCGACAGGTATTTCCCGATGAAAAAGATTACGCCACGGCGGAGCGGCGCTTTATGGCCGAAAACCGCCCAACCTCCCTTATCAGCCGCCTGATTCAACCCCGGGAAATTGCCGATTTCACCGTATTCGTAGCCAGCCCCCTGGCCGGCGCCATCAACGGAGCCAGCCTGCGCGTAGATGGCGGCATTGTGCGCAGCGCCGTGTAA
- a CDS encoding NAD(P)/FAD-dependent oxidoreductase produces MLETDICILGAGPGGASAAIHLANAGQRCLLLDRATFPRDKVCGDALSGKVLSELRRLGLDLPARLEAAPIQLPSWGIDFYAPNGRRLAVPFRPRYNSRTDQAAGHIAKRLDFDNFLIEEVRRRPEINLREGVDVAQHEQQPDGRWLLKATDGTPIALTKLLLVANGAQSAFARQIGGHQLEPNHHCAGLRAYYRGVQGLHPDNFIELHFIKDFLPGYLWVFPLPNGEANVGVGMLTSAVSKKKVNLRERLADMLATHPVLKERFATAERLGPVRGFGLPLGSKRRSLSGAGYLLLGDAGSLIDPFSGEGISHAMVSGRHAADWATKALVAGNTSAEFLKQYDAAVYRRLWQELRLSRTMQRLLQFPSLFNFVANRAANNPTLAETLSSMFMDIDLRERLRQPGFYMKLLFGR; encoded by the coding sequence ATGCTCGAAACCGATATCTGTATTCTGGGCGCCGGGCCGGGTGGCGCCTCGGCCGCCATTCACCTGGCCAATGCCGGGCAGCGTTGCCTGCTGCTGGACCGTGCTACCTTCCCCCGCGACAAAGTGTGCGGCGATGCCCTCAGCGGCAAAGTATTATCGGAGCTGCGCCGCCTGGGCCTGGACTTGCCCGCCCGCCTGGAAGCTGCTCCCATACAGCTGCCCAGCTGGGGCATCGATTTCTACGCGCCCAACGGCCGCCGCCTGGCCGTGCCCTTCCGGCCCCGCTATAACTCCCGTACCGACCAGGCCGCCGGCCACATTGCCAAGCGCCTCGATTTCGATAATTTTCTAATTGAAGAAGTGCGCCGCCGCCCCGAAATTAACCTGCGCGAAGGTGTAGATGTAGCCCAGCACGAACAGCAGCCCGATGGCCGCTGGCTGCTGAAAGCTACCGATGGCACACCTATAGCCTTAACGAAATTGCTGCTCGTCGCCAACGGCGCCCAGTCAGCGTTTGCGCGCCAGATTGGCGGCCACCAGCTGGAGCCCAACCACCACTGTGCCGGTCTGCGCGCCTACTACCGCGGCGTGCAGGGCCTGCACCCCGATAATTTCATTGAGCTGCACTTCATCAAGGATTTTCTGCCCGGCTACCTCTGGGTATTTCCGCTGCCGAACGGCGAGGCAAACGTGGGCGTGGGCATGCTCACCAGCGCCGTATCGAAGAAAAAAGTAAACCTGCGCGAGCGGCTGGCCGACATGCTGGCCACCCACCCCGTGCTAAAAGAACGGTTTGCCACTGCCGAGCGCCTGGGGCCGGTGCGCGGCTTTGGCCTGCCGCTGGGCTCCAAGCGCCGCTCCTTGTCCGGTGCGGGCTACCTACTGCTCGGCGACGCGGGCTCCCTTATCGACCCTTTCAGCGGCGAAGGTATCAGTCACGCCATGGTGAGCGGCCGCCACGCCGCCGACTGGGCCACCAAAGCCTTAGTGGCCGGGAATACCTCCGCCGAGTTTCTGAAGCAGTACGATGCGGCCGTGTACCGCCGCCTGTGGCAGGAGCTGCGCCTGAGCCGCACCATGCAGCGCCTGCTGCAATTCCCCAGCCTGTTCAACTTTGTGGCCAACCGCGCTGCCAATAATCCTACCCTGGCCGAAACTCTGTCCAGCATGTTCATGGATATCGACCTGCGGGAGCGTCTGCGCCAGCCTGGCTTCTATATGAAGCTGCTGTTTGGCCGGTAA
- a CDS encoding tetratricopeptide repeat protein: MKKVLLRYCLGASLLGFITQCATAPKENESPGAVASSPASSTTSVTAPSTDSSAQDAVLGAVTTPAPATPAAPVAKKLTNADYKAQVKAADASLKTNPRNADALMERAKARIELKDYKTAILDYNSALRLKPTNAEAYYNRGLARLKTEAYTPAISDFTKALKYRPDDKEALFGRGVAKMQTQNFRSAIPDFTKAIALDSAYADAFEYRGISYASINKPKEAKKDLQRAAALNPAAAKSLRKYVKD, encoded by the coding sequence ATGAAAAAAGTATTACTACGTTATTGCCTGGGGGCTTCGCTGCTGGGTTTTATTACCCAATGTGCCACCGCGCCCAAGGAAAATGAGTCGCCGGGGGCAGTGGCTTCCTCCCCTGCTTCTTCCACTACGTCCGTAACTGCTCCTTCTACGGATTCTTCTGCGCAGGACGCCGTGCTGGGTGCTGTTACTACACCGGCCCCGGCTACGCCAGCGGCACCGGTAGCCAAAAAGCTGACTAATGCCGATTACAAAGCCCAGGTGAAGGCGGCAGACGCATCCCTGAAAACCAATCCGCGCAATGCCGATGCGCTGATGGAGCGGGCCAAAGCCCGGATTGAGCTCAAGGATTACAAAACGGCCATTCTGGATTACAACTCGGCGTTGCGCCTGAAGCCCACCAACGCCGAAGCGTACTACAACCGGGGTCTGGCCCGCCTGAAAACGGAAGCCTACACGCCCGCCATCAGCGACTTTACCAAGGCCCTGAAATATCGGCCCGACGATAAAGAAGCCCTTTTTGGGCGGGGCGTGGCCAAAATGCAGACCCAGAATTTCCGCAGTGCTATTCCGGATTTCACCAAGGCCATTGCCCTGGACTCTGCTTACGCCGATGCCTTTGAATACCGTGGCATTTCCTATGCCTCCATTAACAAACCCAAAGAAGCCAAGAAAGACCTGCAGCGCGCCGCCGCCTTAAACCCGGCCGCCGCTAAGAGCCTGCGCAAGTATGTGAAGGATTAG